Genomic DNA from Prunus persica cultivar Lovell chromosome G1, Prunus_persica_NCBIv2, whole genome shotgun sequence:
gtaaaaaataaaaaagttcagTTGTTGTAACACTGTCTTTGGCATAATTAAAGACTTCTACTTTTATTTAGCTAATAGATTAGAGAGTTATTGGTTTTCCGTCTTGAAAATTTAGATGAAACTTGCTGCCACACTACCTGTTTACAATGTTGCTCTGCATATAGTCTAAGCAGACATTTCTGACAGAGTCAAATAATGCATGGAACTATTTGAACAGCTATGATGGtgttttccctttctttggGGATTGATTCAACCATTATATAACTTCTAGTGCTAAAAAAATTTGCCCCCAATCTGCACCACGGTATTTAGATTAGAACAGACATTGTCTGCATGAATTTCTGTTTTAGGTCAGTTTATTTATCCTAAGATCCATTCTTGATTTGTTTATGCATACACAAGCAAGTTATTATCTTCTCTAGACATCATTTTCACTGTCATTGCTTCCTGTAAACTCTGCTATGAGCCATGCCTCTGTCACCACCAATTAGAGTAAAGAATGGCAGTGAAAAAGTAGATTAGAAAAGGCAGTAACAAAAGGAGAgggaaacaagaaaagaaaagaaaagaaaaaaactaataatttgAGGGAAAGGGcttgagggagagagaaggtgGACGGTATGGAGCATTTCTGTCTTTAACATGCTGTGGAATGCCTTTGCAAAAAGCCAAAAGGTCCAAGTTCTTTGTTTCATCAACAGACTCAAATCCTTTTGAACAACTTgtttaaacagaaaatttggATGGTTCCTTTTCTCACTAAAACTAGATTTTATAATAGAAGGTCACAGCAGTAATGGGGATTCTTCTGTCAGTCCATTGTAGGCTTTTGCTGACGTTTTTAGAGCCTGGTCCCGTTTTACTTACGGACAACATACTAGAACAccatattcaatttttttatgccTAAAATGTCCTCTCTGTCTTGAGTAATTACTTACCAGTagatcagaaaattgaaacccCAAAGATCATCCAGTATTTGAAGGAAAATTACTGCTATCAATTGAATTTCtctgtgtatgtgtgtgtgtgttttttttttttaattttcttgttgCTGGTGTATAATATAAGCTAGGCAGTACACTTCTTATTTCCTGCTAGGCATATTTATTGGCACACGTTATACAACAATTGTTTAAGAGGTGACTATGAGCTGTGGCTTACACATATATTGGGTGAATTTATGTCCTGGTGTTGCATGCATGCCAACTCCATCTGTTATCGTTTTACATGGACAATCTTCCAAAATATCTAAGAATCAATTTGAGAAAGTAAATATTTTCAGCGAGCAGGCTATGTTGAATAATGTCCTAGTTGTACACGGCAAATATCATTGCACAAAAGATATggttgaacttgaagttgtatGGCATTAGTTTTCACACTAGAATTTGTTCTGTTAGGCTTTATCCGTTTACCATGAGTTGGTTGACTCTATTTTAGTACTGAATTAAATGAGAGCACGCATGCttaatttttcctttcttttttctttgtgatGATTTGAACGTAGGATATAATCTCAATTCTATAGATTTCATGTCACTTGAGTTAAAATTCACGAACTACTTAATTTACCACCATGTTATGTCACTTAAGGCAAGACTTATGCCCTACTTACTAATTGAATTCGCCTTATATAAAGTCAATTGGTGAAGTACACAAACCTTATAGAACTTGattgtttttcattctttgTTCTTTACAATGATTCAACTATAAGATATTTATCGTACTTCTATTAATTTCATGTCACTTGAGCTAAAATTCATGAGCTACTTAGTTTGTCACCGTTATGTCACTTAAGTTAAGACTTCTAGCCTACTACTTACGAGCAGAATTTTCATTATATAAAGTCATTTTTTGAAGTAGACAAGCCTTATTAAGATTAGAACCAGAgtgttttcctatttttagTTCAGGCAGGGGGAAGAGaaagctttgttttttttctgaagATCTGCAGGCAATAGGAAGTTTTGTTCATCAAAAAGAGGCTAACATGTCTCTTTAGTGCTAATTACAGttgaataaaagaaagaaaacttttATTAAGGTCAACCTTCCTAACTGCCCATTTAAAGCTTGTAATAAAACTGTAACAAATGAGGTTTGCCAAATcagagaaaaatccaaaaaaatttaaaaaccctaGACTGTCCCCAGCTATTTATAACATCCAAGAGGCCCTCCGGAGATCAACCTGTGCTTATCTGCAGTGTACTTTGTTCTTCAGAATACAGGAAAAACCCATGAGTCTCCCAACCCACCCACCTCTTTCTACATTCCAGTTACAccaaaattgagagagagaaagagagatgagGCAGGGTCGATCCTCAAAGCAAGAGACCAAAGACTTAATGGAATTAGGTAAACTCAGTAAGCTCAAAGAGGAGCCTCATCATCTCTCTGGTGCTTACATCCGTAGCCTAGTGAAACAGCTCACCTCTTCAAGAACCAAAGACCCCATGAACCCCAATAAGGACCTAGACTGTGATGCTTTGCCCAACCAAAACATGGCCAAATATGGTGAAGGTTTTAGTGAAACCCAACAACATACACAGCAACCCCACCAGCCCCaacaacacaaaaaacaaGTGAGGCGGAGGCTTCACACAAGCAGGCCTTACCAAGAGAGGCTTCTAAATATGGCTGAGGCTAGGAGAGAGATTGTTACTGCCCTCAAGTTTCATAGGGCAGCTATGAAACAAGCCAGTgaacaacagcaacaacaacatcaGGACCAAGAGCAACAGCCACAATCACAACAATTGCAGCCTCAGCCCCACCCCTGTTTTGAACAAGAAGGGAGAACTAAATCTAGGAGAAATCCTAGAATTTACCCATCAAGCACAGCCAATTATCCTGAAACTCTGCCCTTCccatctgatttttctcatcaTCAATATCCCTCTGTTCCAAATCCATATTCCTGGACTGCTTCCACAATTGCTCTTCCacctgaaaattttgatttcacaCTTCCAAACCAGACTCTTGGCCTGAACCTCAATTTTCAAGATTTCAACAATATAAACACTACCCTTTACCACAGCAGCAACAGCCCACCATTTTACTCAACCTCAGCCTCATctccatcatcatcttcttccccaGGTCTCTCTGTTGCTACTGATCAGGAAATTCCTGGCTCAGCTGCAATTTCACAGATGGAAGTGGAGGCTCCTGCAGTGACTGATGTCACTGACTCTGGCATCACAATCAGTGGTGGAGGAGGCTTGCATGCAGCAATGGATGATGAGGAGATGGCAGAGATCAGATCAATAGGAGAGCAACACCAGATGGAATGGAATGACACCATGAATTTGGTAACGTCAGCATGGTGGTTTAAGTTCTTGAAGACCATGGAACTTGGGGGTCCAGAAGGCAAGCCTGAAGATGATAATGTGTGGTACCATCCATTTGATGAAGCCATGGAATTTCCAGCCTGGTTGAATGCAAATGAGAGCTgttttcaacatcatttgAATGATTACTACTCAGAGGACTATTTCCAAGATCCTGCCTTGCCTTGGTAAGACCCCAAGCAAACTCAGAAAATTGTTTCTTGTTCCATGGCCCTTTTTTTCCTGGTACCATAAGGAGCAACTATTTTCTTTCATCACCAATCTGTTATTTTCTTCTGAATTGAAAATATTATGTGTGATTGCATCATTAGaatctgtttctttttgtcttttactGAAAATTAGTAATTGATTTTTTGAACCTCACCAGTTGCCATAGTCTTTATTGTCATTAGTGCAATGGTACCTGGACCCAATAGAGCTAGCCATTATAATACGTGGGAAGCCATGAGAAAGTGTGGCCATTACTTTTGTTGTCTCCTCAGCTTCCCTTTTTACAGATGAGAGCTGTGTTTAGACCTCTGTAAGTTCCATTTTTGACAGTAAGAAACTTTAGCTGataggtatatatatttttgatacAGGCGATAgtgtaaataaaaaatgatctAAATTATAGAGGAATGAAATTTCCCACACACGCATGCATcggttattttttttttttttctttcttttctgccTCAAGATCGTTGAGTATTAAAGCCCAAGGATACAAAATTATCAAGGCTGGGcccaattaaatttttttgtaaaacaCAACCTGTAGGTCTACATGCCCATGTCAGCTTTTCATGGGCTTTTCTTTAAAGACTGCCTTAGTTTGACTAACTCagaggattttattttattttataaaaaaaattatttgaattgtttattGTTTACTTACAAAATGATAGTTTACtaatattaatttctttgctttgttttgtttttcccttgtAAATTTGTGACATACAGCATGGACATTGGAGAAATTGAAGGTATTGATGGGGAGTGGTTAGCTTGAGCATGACAAGGattgatgttttttttgtgaatCAAATCTTTGGCTcttgttctttctttattaattctttaaatattttttcttttctttttcttctagtttccttttcatctttgagGACATAATAAAGGCttgcaaaaaatatatagcagGCAGGCCATAGAGGAAAATAATGAAGGAAGAGGGAGTGTGCCTTGTCTCCTTTCTCAGCTTGATAGATTGAGAAACTTTTACAAAGCTTTCCCCAATATTTTTAAGTTTCAGGTATTTGCTTCATATGATATttgagaatattttatttctatcATACAGCTTTCTTTGGGAGCCAATGAttgatgagaaaaaaaaataagaatttgagaattttgtCTGCttctacaaataaaaattgtgaTGAGGACACACAATTTGGCTCTCCTAGTTGTATTTCTGTTCTTTAAGCAGAGTTCATGTGGATTGAATTTGAACCACATTTGCAGgacaaattataaataatgtgACTCACAGTGTTCCATACAATAATTGTTCTTAAATTTATTCTTATAAGTAGAATATGCTTTTTGTCTCTTTATTatagaataaaaatatataataaaaaaatgtgaagCTTCACTTCTGTTCAACCTTAACAAAGGGGCAAAATCTCCATCTTCAGGGCATAAGATTTCAATTTCACAAATTTATTACTTTATTGATCAAACAGCTTAACACAGATTATGAATGATATGAATATGGAAAAGAAATGCATAGATCAGCAAATGGGGTGCATAATAGCCTAAGTCCCCAAACATACAAATAGGTAAGGTTAATTACTATAATAAAATTCAAGGGAGTCGATATTTGCACTCCAAAATAAACTTCCTCTTAGCCCAACGCAAATTACACTTCTTGAATTTAATTATCGTTTTCTTCTTCGCAATAGTCTCGGCTGTTATAGGGGCTAAAGGCTTCTGAAAACCAGTTGTCCTTCCTCCAATACTTCCATCCCATCTCCTCGCATATCTCATCGCTGTGGTTGATGCTGAAAGTGGAAATGCAGTGTCTCTTGTAAAACCGGGTCGTCTTCTTCATCACCTCCATCTCTCTGCTGATCTGGTCAAGCATTTCTTGGACAGTGGGAAGCTTGAATTCATTCTCAACTAGTCTTGCTAGCCATTTGCTCCTCAACTCTGCTGTGTGCAGGTTAGAAACACTCTCTATGAACCCCACAAATGCCATGTTGGGAATCAATGGATGGATCGTACCCCTGAAATAACATGTGCAATCATTCATATAATCAGTTAAGAATTCTAAGGGTACATACAACTTTGGCTTATTATTAAACTATTATGCTCGTTTCAAATTGATAGTTTGACAACGTATCATACCTGTATAGAGGCATTGTCCCGGAAGAGTCAACCACGAGACTGCGGAAAGGCTCAGGTAACACAGATTGAAGCTTCTTCTTTCCCTCATAGCCAGTGGCAAGAAGCACAACATCAACCTCCAATTTGGTGTGGTCTTCAAACTCAATTCCTCCGTTCCAAAACCACCACTTTGGTGACCTTTTGAACAATATTTTACCCTTGTCTGCCTCAGCAAAAAAACTCTCAGGCAAAATAGCCATCTGGCAAGAAGCATAGTCCTCCACAAATGGGTGATCTGGTTTCAGTCCATACTTCACAAGTGGAAGCTTCCACACCAAATATGACTCTATGAACTTGGAAATTGCCATCCTCTattcatgaagaaaaaagagtacccAAGTTTGAGTTTTGCCTTTGAACAATGTATAATTAGTGTAAGAATTTAAGagataaatatgaatttaccataggGGATGAAAGAAGGCAAAGCAGGGCTCTGAACAAGCTCTGGTTTGGCCTTTCATGTAGGAACTGAGAAGACCTTGTTGAATAAAACAGGAAAAATGGAAGTCCCCAAATCCAGTAAGATGGAACAGTCCAATGCAAATTCCTTATCACCATTGTGCATGCTTGCCCATCGGGTCCTTGAattgaccaaaagaaaaaatgtcaatttatgtttttaaatcCCCACTTGATCATttgctatatttttttttaatacaaacgatagtttaaattataagaaagagagtgtttctcacacacactactaaGGTGTCAtagggatttgaatttgaaatcacTGGTCTGTGAGTCAAAGCCTTTTTCGAGTGGGCTAGATCTCATTGGCTTGGCTAAGTGATCATGATGTGCTACAAATTGATGCCAATTTTGGCTAATCAAGTTGTTGCTAAAGCCCAAAGCAAGCTATAATTGGTAATATACTGATAACGTGTGGTCAACTGAGTTTAATATATAATCTATGTTGCTAATGTCACTTTTCAGACTGACAGTTCCCACCAGTTTGACCATTCTGTCCCCTTAAgtgggtttattttttgtttttagcatTATTAATATCACTAATTAGGATTTAggatgagattttttttaaataaatatacctTGGTTTGCCTCGGCGCACTCCATAGCCAAATCAATGCCTGACTTCTTGTAGCCAATAATTGCAACCTTCTTGCCCTTGAGGAGCTCACGAGCGGCTTCGTTGTCAAGCTTAGAGTAATCCATGGAGTGCAAGACTTTGCCTTGAAATACTTCTTGACCTTTGTTGCGCGGGAAACTTGGCATTCTTGGTATGTCTCCATATTTCCCAATGCAAATCACAATAAACTCGAATGCATACCACTGCAAAATCCAAACAAGTATTAGTTAACAAACCAACTAAAAAGTTTACATATTTATGATTTAATGTCATATTTGTCGTTAATTTTCACATCACAAATACAACTATgcgtaaaaaaaataaattttatagtatGTCCCATACTCATAACATGCAATTTGAAACATATAACATTAATTTATTGACCGTATTGCTGATGACATATCTTATATAAGAATGTCTAGATGAATTTTAACCGAAAGATGTTACCAATAAATATATCatcaaaacataattaaagtCATGCAAACTTTATCATAAAGACAATAAGCATGCATGAAAGAAGATGGTGACTAAAATAAAAGTTGTGTAAAGCCCAATTTTCAGGAAAAAAACAACCTGAATGGTGTTTGGATCTCCGGACGTCTGAACGGCGACCTCCCAAACAGGATGGCCGGTCAAAAGACTCCCATACTGCCCGGATTTCAAACTCACAGGCAGCTGGGTAGCTTGATCATTACCAACATAACGTATTTCCACCACCCTGGACTCAAACTTGACATACTTCAACACGTCAAAGTGTGTGGCATAGCCATACAAATAATCCAAGACCTCAACATGAGAAGGGAAGCTTGAATTGTCCCCCTCAGCCCAAGGGTAGTCAGAAAACTGGAAATCGCATCGAGGGGTTTGGAGTTTGGTACAATTGTAAGAGCAGTGTTTCCAAACACCCCCAATCGAATCAGTGGCCTCAAACACCACAGGACTGTGACCTGAAAGCTGTTTGGCTGCAGCAATTCCGCTAATACCAGCCCCTATGATGCCTACTTTGGACACTGAGTGAATAAGGCGGGTTTGGTTATCAGCAGCAGCCATTTTGATGTTTGGATATAGCTAGCTATAAGTTGGAGAGTATAAGCAAACACAATATATGAGTTTGTAATGGTTTTTTGCATGTGTATGGACTTGAGAAATGAGGCCTATTTATGGAGAGGGAAGGTtgacattttcttcttctaaccCTAGTTGTAAACtacaattatatttataaatgttGTTGGTAGATTCAGTACACCTAAGTCCATAACAATCTATGTTATTTTATATCTGTACAATCTTCAAAACCCGGTTGGTAAACTCTCATTTCTCACTGTCTTCAATCATGAATTAATGATTTTGCGTTTAGTAGTGCACAATGgttaaacacacacacacaactcaACCCTCCCCACCACCCGTTTTGAATGtcattgaaaatatatatatatatttgaatgcCACACTCCGAATTCATTTTACTTGAGTTACGGTTGATGTGTAAGATGAGTACATTAGATTACCAGTAAAATTATATGACATATATAGAAGTGCACGAGTAAAGCAAAATTTGACTCCGTCTTGTACGTTTGCATTATTTTCCGATTGCAAAtcttaaagaaataaaatcaatgaacTAATAGAAAATTGGGAGGCAGAAGCCTATTTATATATGGGATTAGTTAGCATAAGACTAGCTTGACTTCTCGTGTTCCCATGGGATATACAAGTTGACCATGCATGTGTAGCTTGAGATCTGAGTCcactaaattaatctaaaatTATGGTAGTTCCACTGTTCCTCTCTCACTGAATTATGTCACAAGTACATGCACTAATAGCAATTAGCAAAGTGTTCATATTGTTTTAAtgattgatatatttttttaattggaaaATAAATAGGCGCGTTCGCTAATCATCGGTCTAAATGATCTTATATGTCAAATAATAGGGGTTTAATTTAAACCAACTCGTCTTCGTAGAACCGAGTACGGATAATTTGCCGCGGCAAAGACCACATGACAATATCATATGTGCCATTACGTGTAGCACGTTGCCTTGGCCCCACTCATTCTTCTTCAAACTAATCTTGCATGTCAACGCAGCCAATCCTTTTTATGGACACCTATCTATCAATCTATAATTATCAtgcaatattcaaaatattatcATGAAATGACGATATTACCTAATTTTATAGTTCGAATTATCAATCTGACAACATCTAAATTTAAATCGAATGCAAAATTCGTACTCATCACATGAtaactttttcttattatgAAATGCGGATTGTGTGATTTAATATATGTGTGAATTAGATCAGTTAATAAAGATAGTGCATGTACTCCTACACCTAAGTCGATTCCCCATATATCATAGTAGAGTTACAAGAGATCGTTTGCTCCTAGTTTCtcaattttaacattaagGTTAAGGAAATTGTGGATCTTCTATTACAATCTATTAAATTTACATGTTTTTCTTACATGtccttttttattgaattttgcAATGGAAATTCAGTTAACCTGGATTCTCAACAACCATCTATGTACTAGGTCCTGTTCAGTACAGGCGACTGTTCGGTCAAGAACTTGAAAATACgtacttattttgttttttataagcagaaaaataaaacctacCGAGTAAAGAAGTATTTGACTGGAAAATACGTAGAGAATTTTGGTACTTCTCACAGCACACCTTTGGGTTGATGGCGTTATGGGTCACTTGACTCAGTTCATCAATTGGGTCATCGATCGAAATTAACGTGtttgatttatatttttgaCCCAAAAACCACTTgccaaataaaatttaaaccaaGATCCCTCTCCCACCCTTAACCCTCAGTTTTTGTTCAAAACGAGGGAACTTTTGGTCTTTGTTATACATTTTTCCAGATTCAAGGTCCAACAATGTGCATGAAACACAACGAGTAGTCTCCAGAGGATGTCTTGGGTCAAATACAATTTTGAATggttattaaataaaaaattcaaaaacttacGTTATTCCTCTTGTCTTTCTTTCACTGCGATGATTATTATTACGAACATAAGTTTATTGGAGATTAATCtcgaaacaaaataaataaataaataaataatcgatcaaaaatgaatatataaaaagcTGGGCCTGCCCAAACTTGGGTCGACCCATTAACAAGAACTCTATAACAAGGGCTTTATATATGGTCCTTAAGTGAGGTCCTACCTCTTAAACGTTGAATCAAATTGGTTAGCTTGTTCCAACGGTTAATAGATTCAACTGGGCCAGATTAAAAGTCCAACAAGCATGTAAGTACGGTTCATCCacaaatttagaaattttctgtgttttttttttgttttggtaaagAGCTAATCTGTTACATTTATAATCTGTTGATCAAATCAATTAAGCTTGAGCTGAGAAATCTTATGCACCACATCATCAGTAAGCATCATGACGTCCTCAAGTTTCCGGTTCAGCATTACCACAATGGTCCTATCAACATTTCTCATAGCAACTTGGCACATGTTGTTGAAGCTTCTGAACCGGTTCACTATGTTCTTCAACGAGTTAGCATCCGATTGGAGACGGATGTAGGTGACATCCTATTAAGATGTCGCAGCCTCTTAAGCATGCTTCGCGTGTTGCTTAAACCGCTAATCAAGCCCCCGACACAATCAACAAGCACCGGCGTGTCAAATGTTTGTATGGTCTTAAGCCGTGGGATCATGTTGACGAATTTTCTGGTGTTGGTAACCTCATTGATGGTTACTGTGGCATCTCGAGCTGCCATTGCCAGCCTCAGGCTCTCATTCTTGGGGTCCTTGTATTGTGAACTCTTTGCGCCAACTATTAAAATGGTGCTAAGGATCAAGATCATGAGCCAAATTTTAGTTGCCATGGTACGGTTTTAAGTGATGGATTAGGCTGAGATGGGAATTTGGTAATCAGGATAGGtctcaaaatttcattttatagaAGGATATGTGGGAGGTTTTAGATTGAAGAGGAGCTTCTGGCATGGTTTGAGTTTGTTGAGTGTGGGAAATCAAGAACATGGTTGCAACAATTCTTGCCCTAATTTTATGCTAACACAAAGTTACAGTGATTTCATGTAAAAATAAAGTCTCTTTGAGTTTGAGTGATTATAGGCTTCTAATGTTTGTGGTTAAGGCTCACGTGGTTAAGAGCGTTTCGgcttgtataaaataaatagaaaggCTCGTGCTTTTACTGCCTAGCTAGTAGTACTAGCTAGATTTGGAAAGTTgtaacctttttatttttttatatttataaatttatttagatttattttttatgtgaaTGAAAATTTAAGGGGAGATTGGCTACTTTCACCACCAACGCCATGACATACCCACAATCTCGAACCGGAAGGACTTACACATGACACTCAACTGCCAACTGCCACCAATGTGGAAAGTTAAAACTTGAAAGCATCAACCATCAACCATCAACCATCAACCCTCCTCGTACAAAAAGTAGCTGTTTATAAGCTCATATCTTGAAAGGTACGTACGTGACAGCTTTGCTATAGCTAAATAATTAAAGCGTATGCAAAAGCAGACACAAAAGGGAAATTTTATTGCAGTAATTCAAGGTTCCATTCTACAAGACACTATGCACTTTCTTTGCAGCAGTGCAAATAACACTGATCCATCTATAAACAGATTCAGAAGTACCACAATTCAAATACCTTCATATTAATTACTTTACAAAGAAAGAAGCAGCACATTACTATGCCTGACTTGCCGATATCCTAATTAAAATTCAGACCAAAAGCCAAAAGGataattgagaagaaaaaaaaaaagcaaatgcAATATTGTAAAGGACAGTTTGTAACAGtcacttcttcttctcatcacTGTCATCCAAGAAAAATTAGGCCTCTCTACCTTTGTAATTCTCAGAAGAACACATTTATCTCCAGCTTAGCTTATTAGAGATTCACTGGGTATCTTTCAATGCACTCAAGCCATGGATTTCTAGAAGGCTTCCTAACGCGGCGCATGGACCGCCAAACAAGGCTGTTGCATTTGAATCCAGAACCAAATGCCAATTGCCAAACCCTGTCTCCTCTCTTCACCTTCTCTTTTGCTTCCAAATAAGCCAGCTCATACCATATGCTGCTGCTTGACGTGTTGCCAAAACGGTGTAGTGTCATCCTAGAAGCCTCCATGTTCTCCTCACTAAGCTCAAGGTTTTTCTGCAGCTCATCTAGCACTGTCTTGCTTGCTGCATGGACGCAAAAGCGCTCGAATGCAAGCTTGAAATCGGGGATGTATGGCCTCTTCCCCGACGATAAAGATGGCTGTGAAGTGCCTCCCCCAGAAAACAAGTGCCTTGAAACCAATGTAGCAAAGAAGAGGAGCTGCTCTGAGAAGGGCAAGACCAGAGGTCCCAAAGTTGTGATGTTGGTTTTCAAAGCATCGCCACCAATTTCCACTAGTTCTTTGCTGATCTTCAGCCCCTTCAATCTattttcatcttcctcttggtACACACACCTGTGGCATCACATGTTGTAGTTGAGTTAATTACAAGGTTAGTTCATAGATTAAGGGTCGTGATTAATTTGCACCAAGCACTAatttacaataattttttttagtacagtggcggatccaggatTGGAAAGCCAACTAGGTAGAATTTACATATTAAATTCGACGATACgagtgaatttcattaataagcAGAAAAAGATACagctagtcatgaagacatAATGAGTCTTACCCTTAAATGCatctatacataaataaaagcttaacaacaaaaacaaaaaccacaagtaatttcaacaaaatcacaaaattttaattcaatCCCTACGTAAGTCCTAGAatactcaattttaaattaaaactataattaaagatatagAAAAATTAGAGAATTAGAAAATacttttgtttatagaaaGTAGAGGAAAATATACAGTCAAGTTGTCCACTCCCTAGACAAGATAATAGGAAGATGCAACAAATAGGGGGGGAAAGAAGATGATGTTACTGTCGTCGGATTGCTATATAATAGAAGAGATAAACAAGCTGATATGATGTAGCcaaaagaggagagaaaatatATGGGATCACTTTCTCTTGGATGGGCAACATGTGTATTgggttagttttttattttttaaggctGCCCTTATAATATATGtaggttttttaaattaaaaaaaactttgggaTGGGCGGGGCACCCATCCTACCCTGTGAATAGATCCGCCACTGAGTACAAGcaatagtttaaattatatagGAGGAGATTtcttacacacacacaaatgatGTCATGGTGTTCGAACATAAGAACTCGTCTGCAGGTCAAGCTCTTTTTCATTAAACTAGACCCATTGACCTAATTTACAATAACTAGATACTGTAAATTGATACATGGTACCTTTCTCGTTTATCcttgtacccaaaaaaaattaatgggttGAACCTAAAATATTCTGTCATGGGCCAATCAATTAATGCTAGTCCATGGACCACTAACATCCAGCGCCAAACCTCTCACCCTGTTATCTTCTAGGATGAAGGTCAATTACTTGATTGAACTtgggtcccaaatttaatagcTCTCTTCTCAAACAGCAAAAGGGGAACTCTCTAGTGGTCATTAACGTTGCCCTTAGTAAATGTTGAAGCATAATGTATTATGACTTGTTATGTAAATAAATTCGCAACGGtaaatgcaaaaaataacTAGC
This window encodes:
- the LOC18789184 gene encoding probable WRKY transcription factor protein 1 isoform X3: MRQGRSSKQETKDLMELGKLSKLKEEPHHLSGAYIRSLVKQLTSSRTKDPMNPNKDLDCDALPNQNMAKYGEGFSETQQHTQQPHQPQQHKKQVRRRLHTSRPYQERLLNMAEARREIVTALKFHRAAMKQASEQQQQQHQDQEQQPQSQQLQPQPHPCFEQEGRTKSRRNPRIYPSSTANYPETLPFPSDFSHHQYPSVPNPYSWTASTIALPPENFDFTLPNQTLGLNLNFQDFNNINTTLYHSSNSPPFYSTSASSPSSSSSPGLSVATDQEIPGSAAISQMEVEAPAVTDVTDSGITISGGGGLHAAMDDEEMAEIRSIGEQHQMEWNDTMNLVTSAWWFKFLKTMELGGPEGKPEDDNVWYHPFDEAMEFPAWLNANESCFQHHLNDYYSEDYFQDPALPCMDIGEIEGIDGEWLA
- the LOC18789184 gene encoding probable WRKY transcription factor protein 1 isoform X2, whose amino-acid sequence is MRQGRSSKQETKDLMELGKLSKLKEEPHHLSGAYIRSLVKQLTSSRTKDPMNPNKDLDCDALPNQNMAKYGEGFSETQQHTQQPHQPQQHKKQVRRRLHTSRPYQERLLNMAEARREIVTALKFHRAAMKQASEQQQQQHQDQEQQPQSQQLQPQPHPCFEQEGRTKSRRNPRIYPSSTANYPETLPFPSDFSHHQYPSVPNPYSWTASTIALPPENFDFTLPNQTLGLNLNFQDFNNINTTLYHSSNSPPFYSTSASSPSSSSSPGLSVATDQEIPGSAAISQMEVEAPAVTDVTDSGITISGGGGLHAAMDDEEMAEIRSIGEQHQMEWNDTMNLVTSAWWFKFLKTMELGGPEGKPEDDNVWYHPFDEAMEFPAWLNANESCFQHHLNDYYSEDYFQDPALPCLYCH
- the LOC18789184 gene encoding probable WRKY transcription factor protein 1 isoform X1 — protein: MRQGRSSKQETKDLMELGKLSKLKEEPHHLSGAYIRSLVKQLTSSRTKDPMNPNKDLDCDALPNQNMAKYGEGFSETQQHTQQPHQPQQHKKQVRRRLHTSRPYQERLLNMAEARREIVTALKFHRAAMKQASEQQQQQHQDQEQQPQSQQLQPQPHPCFEQEGRTKSRRNPRIYPSSTANYPETLPFPSDFSHHQYPSVPNPYSWTASTIALPPENFDFTLPNQTLGLNLNFQDFNNINTTLYHSSNSPPFYSTSASSPSSSSSPGLSVATDQEIPGSAAISQMEVEAPAVTDVTDSGITISGGGGLHAAMDDEEMAEIRSIGEQHQMEWNDTMNLVTSAWWFKFLKTMELGGPEGKPEDDNVWYHPFDEAMEFPAWLNANESCFQHHLNDYYSEDYFQDPALPCCHSLYCH
- the LOC18791095 gene encoding probable flavin-containing monooxygenase 1, which produces MAAADNQTRLIHSVSKVGIIGAGISGIAAAKQLSGHSPVVFEATDSIGGVWKHCSYNCTKLQTPRCDFQFSDYPWAEGDNSSFPSHVEVLDYLYGYATHFDVLKYVKFESRVVEIRYVGNDQATQLPVSLKSGQYGSLLTGHPVWEVAVQTSGDPNTIQWYAFEFIVICIGKYGDIPRMPSFPRNKGQEVFQGKVLHSMDYSKLDNEAARELLKGKKVAIIGYKKSGIDLAMECAEANQGPDGQACTMVIRNLHWTVPSYWIWGLPFFLFYSTRSSQFLHERPNQSLFRALLCLLSSPMRMAISKFIESYLVWKLPLVKYGLKPDHPFVEDYASCQMAILPESFFAEADKGKILFKRSPKWWFWNGGIEFEDHTKLEVDVVLLATGYEGKKKLQSVLPEPFRSLVVDSSGTMPLYRGTIHPLIPNMAFVGFIESVSNLHTAELRSKWLARLVENEFKLPTVQEMLDQISREMEVMKKTTRFYKRHCISTFSINHSDEICEEMGWKYWRKDNWFSEAFSPYNSRDYCEEENDN